From the genome of Tachysurus fulvidraco isolate hzauxx_2018 chromosome 14, HZAU_PFXX_2.0, whole genome shotgun sequence:
ttagttctgtgtaacaaagcaaaaccaacgttactcacctatcgagaaggaaaaaagcgcctcggcatcttaagtaaagtcggccgcatattcacagattggagtttcccgagtcaataactcctgagttaaacgctgttactacacaaaacgcggttgtagctgcttctctacattactacgatagaaaagaggtgttatttgtgtagtaacagcgtttagctcaggagttattgactcgggaaactccaacctgtgaatatgtggccaacttcctgctccttcagttctctccagcgctggaaagctgatcctatattaacacgtcctgcttcttgccttatcgtaagcttTTCTcggttttctttttgtttttatcctccatgtcaatgttaaaaccgctttctgccaATGTCACActtgcgcactgaacactctcatattgacaagacacgcccctttctgctcattggctacacgttagtttgttttattttgtttttgttttgtttggcggcccgactcagttttctgaagcatttctgaaACACCTTTAATTAAGGCTTATCTGCCTCTAAAAGGCCGCTAGCAGATTTCCAGCAACTCGTTTGTGCCTCTGACTGAAATTCTCTACACTTGTGCTCGAATGCCCCGTCTGTTTCTGTGCAGGAAATATCAGGGACTTTGTGGCCTTGCTGTACGACTCTTTAATGGTGCAGTACTGGGACACGTTGAAGTTGTCGGTTCCGTCGCTTATCTACACGCTGCAGAACAACCTGCAGTACGTGGCCATCTCTAACTTACCAGCTGCCACGTTCCAGGTGAGCAGCTTTTGACTTCTTACTTCACCGAAGTTCACTGTAATCAGTAGACAATTATCTGTATAATTAGATGAGTATTTAGTTTTCTTCCACAGATCTCAACTTGATGGCCGTAAACAATCGTCTCTTTACTATCctcctttgtattttttttgcctctgaCATTTACAAAGTTCTGAAACTGGACCTTCCAAAATGTGCATTACCCTTAACCAcatatcttctctctctctctctctctgcctgtagGTAACCTATCAGCTGAAAATTTTAACCACGGCGCTCTTCTCCGTGCTCATGCTGAGGAAGAGTCTGTCCCGTGTCCAGTGGGTGTCTCTGCTCCTCTTGTTCACCGGCGTGGCCATCGTTCAGCTGGAGCAGGACGGCAGCAAGAAGAAGGAGACCATTGACTTGTCCGGGTCTCAGAGCTACGCGAAGGGCCTGGTGGCCGTGGTGGTGTCGTGCCTGTCTTCGGGCTTCGCTGGCGTTTACTTTGAGAAGATCCTGAAAGGCAGCAGCGCATCACTGTGGATCCGCAACGTGCAGCTGGGGATGTTTGGGACCATCCTGGGCCTTCTCGGCCTGTGGTGGAACGACGGCGCGCAGATCGCCGAGAACGGCTTCCTTTTCGGCTACACGCCCATGGTATGGGGCGTGATTTTTAACCAGGCGTTCGGTGGCCTGCTGGTGGCCGTTGTGGTCAAATACGCAGACAACATCCTCAAGGGCTTTGCCACGTCCTTCTCCATCGTGGTGTCCACGGTCATGTCTGTCTACCTCTTCGGCTTTCATGTGGATCTTCTGTTCACACTCGGCGCCGGCCTCGTCATCGGCGCAGTCTACATGTACAGTCTACCCAAAGCTGCGGCTCagcccaccagtgctggctccttcccttccaccacctcctcctcttcctcttcctcttcctcgccGACGGACGGGTTCCTTCCAAAGTCAGTGCTGGTGAAATGAAACTTTGCTGGCAactttttctctccctcaccATTCATGACTTTCTTTTTCAATAATCCCTCTTTAACTCGGATTTCTAATCCTCTTCTGTCTGCTGCTTATGGGGGTTGGTTTCCTTTCTTATTTGTAgcatctgctctctctctctctctctctcgctctctcatgcACTGGGGAcgtctgtgtgtgcacagtCATGCTGCGAGCACTCGATTATTAGCTGACTCATACTTCATTAAATCTAATCTGAGAAATCTAATCAGGCTGTACTTCTCAAATCCTCACAAAAATCTCCACGAACAAGATCAGGTGTGTTCGCAATAAAACATCGCAGTAGCGTCAGAAGCCAAGAAAACCTCACGGCAAGGACTTGACTCTCGGGGCtaatttttacaatttatttaatccattttttttaaatgctgatttTCAGATTCGTTTAATGCACAAAACTTAGACGTGGCATATCACCATTTACAGATTCGCCAGTTCCGCCGTATGCCTTAAACACCGTTCTCCACTTAAGGTTTTTCAcggtttcatgttttttttttaacaaagagtTTAAAGTCCACTCGTTTTTTTTATCGTCGTTCTCTTTTAAGTAGTCCTAGGACGTCATAATTTGGCGTCATCTTTGGCCTCAcgtaatgaataaataaacactctGTGTAGTAAACCTGACACGTTCATGAGCCATTTTCTGTGCAGATGTGGCACAGATGTTCCACCCTGTGCCATTTGCAGCAGTGTCCTTATTTCacattatatcatttatattacGTGATACGATTCTGATTATTCCCTAAAACACACGTTACAGCTCATATGACAGGAGCATTAATCATTTATTAGGAACATGCGTGCGTTTCGTAC
Proteins encoded in this window:
- the slc35a2 gene encoding UDP-galactose translocator isoform X1, coding for MAVGNQSPGEDKTPSRRQADVNRNLKYFSLAILVIQNASLILSIRYVRTLPGDRFFTTSAVVMAEVLKVFTCLIIILFQKRGNIRDFVALLYDSLMVQYWDTLKLSVPSLIYTLQNNLQYVAISNLPAATFQVTYQLKILTTALFSVLMLRKSLSRVQWVSLLLLFTGVAIVQLEQDGSKKKETIDLSGSQSYAKGLVAVVVSCLSSGFAGVYFEKILKGSSASLWIRNVQLGMFGTILGLLGLWWNDGAQIAENGFLFGYTPMVWGVIFNQAFGGLLVAVVVKYADNILKGFATSFSIVVSTVMSVYLFGFHVDLLFTLGAGLVIGAVYMYSLPKAAAQPTSAGSFPSTTSSSSSSSSSPTDGFLPKSQEKEKGS
- the slc35a2 gene encoding UDP-galactose translocator isoform X2: MAEVLKVFTCLIIILFQKRGNIRDFVALLYDSLMVQYWDTLKLSVPSLIYTLQNNLQYVAISNLPAATFQVTYQLKILTTALFSVLMLRKSLSRVQWVSLLLLFTGVAIVQLEQDGSKKKETIDLSGSQSYAKGLVAVVVSCLSSGFAGVYFEKILKGSSASLWIRNVQLGMFGTILGLLGLWWNDGAQIAENGFLFGYTPMVWGVIFNQAFGGLLVAVVVKYADNILKGFATSFSIVVSTVMSVYLFGFHVDLLFTLGAGLVIGAVYMYSLPKAAAQPTSAGSFPSTTSSSSSSSSSPTDGFLPKSQEKEKGS